One Aegilops tauschii subsp. strangulata cultivar AL8/78 chromosome 2, Aet v6.0, whole genome shotgun sequence genomic window, CAGTGCGCCACGGCGTCATCAAGGTCGAGGGCTGCAAGTACTTCATCAGGGCCTGGAACGAAGACGACCACGCCGCGCTCCTCAAGTTTCATCACCACGTGCGTGTCGTGGTGGAAGACCTGCCCATGCAGTTTTGGTCGCTGCCGGGCGCGGATGAGGCCTTCGGCGACATCGGCCGCGTCGACCGCCTCGACTCGCGCACCCTGGAGAGGGGGCACACCAAGACCTTTGCGTTCTGGCTCTGGGTCTGGGATGTTGCTCACATTCCCACTAGGCACGCGCTCTGGGTGCTCAAGCGGGGCGCGGGCCGGGCGGGCGAGATCATCGGCCTCGCCCCCGCCCATCGCCGCATCCCCCCGCCACCCGGCGTTCGGCGCTACGACCTGCTGATCCACGTCGACCTGCTGGAGGACTGGTCACCCCTCTCGCCGCGCTCGTCCCACTCCGGCCAGAGAGGGCTGCCCTCTTCGGATGAAGACGACGACCACCCCCTCCCGCGCATCGAGCCTGGCACCTGGGTGGCGCATGTCGAAGACGGGCAGGGCAGGGCCCGCAGCAGGGTGCCGCGCGTCGGGGCTGTGGGCTGTGGTCCTGTGCTCGGTGGAGGCGCTCGCGACCACGAGGAGGACGGCGGAAGTGGCAGCGCCGGCGCAAGCCGCTCTTGGAAGGATCGCCTGCTCGGCCGCGGCTGCTACGCCAGGGGCTGCGACGAGGACGTCATCAGGGATGCGCACCGACGCCGCAGCAGATCGCCTGCCGGCCGTCGCCACGCGGCTGGTCGGCGTGGCCGCCCTGTCGATGAGAAGGCCTCTGGCGCTCCAGTCCTGCGCGCCACCCCGCCACTCCCCCTTCGCTCAGCCCCCCCAGCAGCGGAGGTGGATCCGGTGGCCCAGTTCTTCACCTTCTCCGACAACGGACGCGCCCTCTCTCCGCCCCCGCGCACGGACTCCATGCAACTGGAGATGGAAAATGCCATTCAGGAGGCACTGGCCACCCCTCTGGCCTTTGAGGACGGTGGCCGCTCGCCCTCCCCCCGCCGCCAAGCCTGCCGAGCTGGAGAGTCCGGAGATGCTGCCGTGTCTGCTGCCCTACATCACCTCCCCTGCAGCAGCGACGGTCGGATTCCAGATGGACGCGGTCATCCAACAAGTTGGCTCCATGCAAATCGGCAACAGTCAGGCGCAGGCGGCCGAGCTGTTTGCTGCGGTGCCACCTCCGATCCTCCCAAGTCAGCCACCCGTCCTCGCCATTCCGCTCTGCCCAAGTCCAGGGCCACCTCCGCCCCCTCCCGCCGCAACGCTCGGCAGGCGGCAGCTGGCATCTCCACCCCGATGGCGCAAAGGGCGGTGCTGCGCCTCGTTTAAGAGCTGGGAGAGCTCGGCCCGATGGACAAGATGACTCCAAAAGCAGCTACGCAGATCATGAAGCGTTTCCAGGAGCCCCTCTCCGACGGCGACATAGCTGCAATCGCCAAGCTGACGGGCTTCGACCAGGGTGCTCTCAAGATTGCCGCGGGCATGGCGGGGATCGCTGATGCAGAGGAGATCATGCAAGTATGATCATGTCAGTAGTTTTAGCAGTAGTTAGTCTCCGCCAGCGGCTGGTCTTTAACCAGTTCGAGTTAGGTCTAGTCTCCATGTTTAGTTCATCGGTGTTGTGGTTAGTTCGTCGACGACGGGGTTTTGGGGCTACTGGTGGCCGTCGTCGCCCCTGGTGCTGCGGTAAGGTGTTTTCGTTCATTGCAAGTA contains:
- the LOC109739009 gene encoding uncharacterized protein; the encoded protein is MQFWSLPGADEAFGDIGRVDRLDSRTLERGHTKTFAFWLWVWDVAHIPTRHALWVLKRGAGRAGEIIGLAPAHRRIPPPPGVRRYDLLIHVDLLEDWSPLSPRSSHSGQRGLPSSDEDDDHPLPRIEPGTWVAHVEDGQGRARSRVPRVGAVGCGPVLGGGARDHEEDGGSGSAGASRSWKDRLLGRGCYARGCDEDVIRDAHRRRSRSPAGRRHAAGRRGRPVDEKASGAPVLRATPPLPLRSAPPAAEVDPVAQFFTFSDNGRALSPPPRTDSMQLEMENAIQEALATPLAFEDGGRSPSPRRQACRAGESGDAAVSAALHHLPCSSDGRIPDGRGHPTSWLHANRQQSGAGGRAVCCGATSDPPKSATRPRHSALPKSRATSAPSRRNARQAAAGISTPMAQRAVLRLV